One part of the Sorangiineae bacterium MSr11954 genome encodes these proteins:
- the ggt gene encoding gamma-glutamyltransferase — protein sequence MLARHFAPLFLALVYGCGSNPAPASPPQGTSSAAAPPTSTSAETGRAAEPAKPSEPAGPPADWRFAKPVTVSGAKGMVVTDNALGSKVGRDILAAGGNAADAAVATAFALAVVYPTAGNIGGGGFAVTRVRGEVRALDFRETAPGAASRNMYVDAQGKVSKEAVEGPKAAGVPGSVAGLWEIYNTLGSKKKTWAELIAPAIALAEKGFEVDEAFLDTIGNGGRSGAYDRIKKFPTTAALFLPNGAPPAKGSMFKNPDLAATLKRIAAKGPAGFYEGPTADAIVAQMKDGGGIITKADLKGYKAKWRPAIEFSYRGNKVISMPPPSSGGITLAMICHILDGYELGKLGWQSPEELHFVFEAMRRAFAARNEKLGDPDFVKLPIDQLLSEAWAKEQRSTIQAEKATPSSEIKSGTASGVGPHTTHFSVVDGDGNAIALTTTINWWFGSATVVKGGGFLLNNEMDDFAALPGTANGYGLVQGEANAIAPGKRMLSSMSPTIVVGEDGKVKLVAGAAGGPTIITAVLQEIVNLVDFGLEPGVAVSAPRFHMQHQPDVVAFEKGGLAPATTKRLEAMGYTLKEMPHLADAPAIGRNGGNWIGVAEPRRLGGLAAGL from the coding sequence ATGCTCGCCCGTCACTTTGCGCCTCTCTTCCTCGCGCTCGTTTACGGCTGTGGATCCAACCCGGCCCCCGCTTCGCCGCCGCAGGGCACATCGTCGGCGGCCGCTCCCCCGACGTCGACGTCGGCCGAAACGGGCCGCGCGGCGGAGCCGGCCAAGCCGAGCGAGCCCGCGGGGCCTCCGGCCGATTGGCGCTTTGCGAAGCCGGTCACGGTGTCGGGGGCGAAGGGCATGGTGGTGACGGACAACGCGCTGGGCTCGAAGGTGGGGCGCGATATCCTGGCGGCCGGCGGAAATGCGGCCGACGCGGCGGTGGCCACGGCCTTCGCGCTCGCGGTGGTGTACCCGACGGCGGGAAACATCGGCGGCGGAGGCTTCGCGGTGACGCGCGTGCGGGGCGAGGTGCGCGCGCTCGATTTCCGGGAGACGGCGCCGGGTGCTGCGTCGCGCAATATGTATGTCGACGCGCAAGGCAAGGTGTCGAAGGAGGCCGTGGAGGGCCCCAAGGCGGCGGGCGTGCCGGGGAGCGTGGCCGGCCTCTGGGAGATTTACAACACGTTGGGCTCCAAGAAAAAGACGTGGGCCGAGCTGATCGCGCCGGCCATCGCGCTGGCCGAAAAAGGCTTCGAGGTCGACGAGGCGTTCCTCGACACCATCGGAAACGGCGGCCGCAGCGGCGCCTACGATCGCATCAAGAAGTTCCCTACGACGGCCGCGCTGTTTCTGCCCAACGGGGCGCCGCCCGCGAAGGGCTCGATGTTCAAGAACCCGGATCTCGCGGCCACGTTGAAGCGCATCGCGGCCAAGGGCCCGGCGGGCTTCTACGAGGGCCCCACGGCGGACGCGATCGTGGCGCAGATGAAGGACGGCGGCGGCATCATCACCAAGGCCGATTTGAAGGGCTACAAGGCCAAGTGGCGCCCGGCCATCGAGTTCAGTTATCGAGGCAACAAAGTGATCTCGATGCCCCCGCCCTCGTCGGGCGGCATCACCTTGGCGATGATCTGCCATATCCTCGACGGCTACGAGCTCGGCAAGCTGGGGTGGCAGTCGCCCGAGGAGCTCCACTTCGTGTTCGAGGCCATGCGCCGGGCGTTCGCCGCGCGCAACGAGAAGCTGGGGGATCCGGACTTCGTGAAGCTGCCGATCGATCAGCTGCTCTCGGAGGCTTGGGCCAAGGAGCAACGCTCGACGATCCAGGCCGAGAAGGCCACGCCCTCATCGGAGATCAAGAGCGGCACGGCCTCCGGCGTGGGGCCGCACACCACGCACTTTTCGGTGGTGGACGGCGACGGCAACGCGATCGCGCTCACCACGACCATCAACTGGTGGTTCGGCTCGGCCACGGTGGTGAAGGGCGGCGGGTTCCTCTTGAACAACGAGATGGATGACTTCGCGGCGCTCCCCGGTACCGCCAACGGCTACGGGCTCGTTCAAGGCGAGGCCAACGCCATCGCGCCCGGCAAGCGGATGCTCTCGTCGATGTCGCCGACCATCGTGGTGGGCGAGGATGGGAAGGTCAAGCTGGTGGCCGGGGCCGCGGGCGGGCCGACGATCATCACCGCGGTGCTTCAAGAGATCGTGAACCTCGTCGACTTCGGGCTGGAGCCGGGGGTGGCGGTGAGCGCGCCGCGCTTCCACATGCAGCACCAGCCCGATGTGGTGGCGTTCGAAAAGGGCGGGCTCGCGCCGGCCACGACGAAGCGGCTCGAGGCGATGGGGTACACCCTCAAGGAGATGCCGCACCTCGCCGATGCGCCGGCGATCGGGCGCAACGGCGGCAACTGGATCGGCGTCGCCGAGCCGCGACGGCTTGGCGGGCTCGCGGCGGGGCTTTGA
- a CDS encoding type II secretion system F family protein — protein sequence MKETVLRFLQAVGRGEIPRTTYEVVGLLFVWIGLASFVYTSSTDPRGVARRAGAGYAAGLDVHLRSMFLPPRGAYFAWLQLIGAIALLAVYGFVKNDALLAATVAALIVPPVVIRQMAIRRRRNLDNQVHGFTLALANALKTTASIGDALWVTLDVTAKPLKEELETALKQVRIGSTLEEALLAMSERAQSTSLDVVVSALLIGRQTGGDLPRILEGTANSLRELKRLEELTDKVTMGARQSLLIAASITAILATLLPRVVPGFFDPLRDTVKGQLVVAQCVVMYLSALYLGYRFTRMDI from the coding sequence ATGAAAGAGACGGTGCTTCGCTTCCTCCAGGCGGTTGGCCGCGGAGAGATTCCAAGGACGACGTACGAAGTGGTCGGCCTTTTGTTCGTCTGGATCGGCCTCGCGTCCTTCGTTTACACATCGAGCACCGATCCGCGCGGGGTGGCGCGGCGCGCCGGGGCAGGGTACGCGGCCGGTCTCGACGTGCACCTGCGCAGCATGTTCCTCCCCCCGCGCGGCGCCTATTTCGCGTGGCTGCAGCTGATCGGCGCCATCGCGCTCCTGGCGGTGTACGGCTTCGTGAAGAACGACGCGCTCCTCGCCGCCACGGTGGCCGCGTTGATCGTGCCTCCGGTGGTGATTCGCCAGATGGCCATCCGGCGAAGGCGGAATTTGGACAATCAGGTGCACGGCTTCACCTTGGCGCTCGCCAACGCGCTCAAGACCACGGCCAGCATCGGCGACGCGCTCTGGGTGACCTTGGACGTGACCGCCAAGCCCCTGAAAGAGGAGCTGGAGACGGCGCTCAAACAGGTGCGCATCGGCAGCACGCTCGAGGAGGCGCTGCTCGCCATGTCCGAGCGCGCGCAGTCGACGTCGCTCGACGTGGTGGTGTCGGCGCTCCTCATCGGCCGGCAGACGGGCGGCGATTTGCCGCGCATCCTCGAGGGCACCGCCAACTCGCTGCGTGAGTTGAAGCGGCTCGAGGAGCTGACGGACAAGGTCACCATGGGCGCGCGGCAATCGCTCCTCATCGCGGCCTCCATCACCGCCATCCTCGCCACCCTCCTCCCGCGCGTCGTGCCCGGGTTCTTCGACCCGCTGCGCGACACCGTCAAAGGGCAGCTCGTCGTGGCGCAGTGCGTGGTGATGTACCTCTCGGCGCTTTACCTCGGTTACCGCTTTACGCGGATGGATATCTAA
- a CDS encoding type II secretion system F family protein produces the protein MTYPFYRIAMVALLVLSVGPTVFWIASRPSRPTSRLGMRGLKRQQSLLRKPIWASIEPFVRWMGVRVGALLDSATRTKLDLLLTYAGDYLGMSADEYFACIVTGGIVGGAFGTLAAYLLHMSIAWLPIPVGIALGAGVPYLIVDGARVNRWKAINRGLPYAVDLMALSMSAGLDFPGSVQQVVEKAKANEAMREELAYMLQQLQLGRTRTQALRELAARVPIESVREFAQALIQAEERGNPVAAVLEVQAATARTRRSNLAEKAAENMRAKMVLPTMILIGVGMMLIAVPSSMMLDKISSGMMSGSSK, from the coding sequence ATGACGTATCCGTTTTATCGCATCGCCATGGTGGCGCTGTTGGTCCTCTCCGTGGGGCCCACCGTGTTCTGGATCGCCAGCCGCCCGTCGCGGCCCACCTCGCGCCTGGGGATGCGCGGGCTCAAACGGCAGCAGTCGCTCTTGCGCAAGCCGATTTGGGCGAGCATCGAGCCGTTCGTTCGCTGGATGGGGGTGCGCGTGGGGGCCTTGCTCGACTCGGCCACGCGCACGAAGCTCGATTTGCTCTTGACCTACGCCGGCGACTATTTGGGAATGAGCGCCGACGAGTACTTCGCCTGCATCGTCACCGGCGGCATCGTCGGGGGCGCCTTCGGCACGCTCGCTGCTTATCTCTTGCACATGAGCATCGCCTGGCTCCCCATCCCCGTCGGCATCGCGCTCGGGGCAGGCGTTCCTTACCTCATCGTCGATGGGGCGCGCGTCAACCGGTGGAAGGCCATCAACCGCGGGCTCCCGTACGCCGTCGACTTGATGGCGCTGTCGATGAGCGCGGGCCTCGACTTCCCGGGCTCGGTGCAGCAGGTGGTCGAGAAGGCGAAGGCCAACGAGGCCATGCGCGAGGAGCTCGCGTACATGTTGCAGCAGCTGCAGCTCGGCCGCACGCGCACCCAAGCGCTGCGGGAGCTGGCGGCGCGCGTCCCCATCGAGAGCGTGCGCGAGTTCGCGCAGGCGCTCATTCAGGCCGAGGAGCGCGGCAACCCCGTGGCAGCGGTGCTGGAGGTGCAGGCGGCGACGGCGAGGACGCGCAGGTCCAACTTGGCGGAGAAGGCGGCCGAGAACATGCGCGCCAAGATGGTGCTGCCCACCATGATCCTCATCGGGGTTGGCATGATGCTCATCGCCGTTCCGTCGTCGATGATGCTCGACAAGATTTCTTCCGGGATGATGTCGGGGAGCTCGAAATGA
- a CDS encoding CpaF family protein yields MIPDEVFSGTLLEFFHPVRPYLEDPTVTEVMINGPGKIFIERRGRLERVAAKFPNPKALFSALRNAAQYVGKHADEERPLLEGRLPDGSRVAAVLPPAGPGGPYVAIRRFFREKLTVEKLIGFESITRDAAELIATLIACKQNVVIAGGTASGKTSLLNAVSAFIPEDERVVVIEDSQELQLQRDHVVTLEGRPADVKGRGEVTIRQLFRITLRMRPDRIVIGEIRGGEALDLVQAMTSGHGGCLTTLHATYPRDVLSRLETMAMMSDVSIPLVAMRAQIASAINVVVQVARLRDGSRKITHVSEIAGFDLAQGVYFVRDLYLRHVSGIDANGKVLSELLPTGILPSMLDHIRAQGYELPSEMYDAARALARSEGRSDT; encoded by the coding sequence ATGATCCCCGACGAAGTATTCTCCGGCACCCTGCTCGAGTTCTTTCACCCCGTTCGTCCGTACCTCGAGGACCCCACGGTCACCGAGGTGATGATCAACGGCCCCGGCAAAATCTTCATCGAGCGCCGCGGCCGTCTGGAGCGGGTGGCCGCGAAGTTCCCCAATCCCAAGGCGCTCTTTTCGGCCCTCCGCAACGCCGCGCAGTACGTGGGCAAGCACGCGGACGAGGAGCGGCCGCTGCTCGAAGGGCGCTTGCCGGACGGATCGCGCGTCGCCGCCGTGCTCCCGCCCGCGGGGCCCGGCGGTCCGTACGTGGCCATCCGCCGCTTCTTCCGCGAGAAGCTGACGGTGGAGAAGCTCATTGGCTTCGAGTCGATCACGCGCGACGCGGCCGAGCTCATCGCCACCTTGATCGCGTGCAAACAGAACGTGGTCATCGCGGGCGGTACGGCCAGCGGAAAGACCTCGCTCCTCAACGCCGTGTCGGCCTTCATCCCCGAGGACGAGCGGGTGGTGGTCATCGAGGACTCGCAGGAGCTGCAGCTGCAGCGCGATCACGTGGTCACCTTGGAGGGGCGGCCGGCCGACGTGAAAGGGCGGGGCGAGGTGACCATCCGCCAGCTCTTTCGCATCACGTTGCGCATGCGCCCCGACCGCATCGTCATCGGCGAAATCCGTGGCGGCGAAGCGCTCGACTTGGTGCAGGCCATGACCAGCGGTCACGGCGGTTGCTTGACGACCCTGCACGCGACCTACCCGCGCGATGTGCTTTCGCGTCTCGAGACGATGGCCATGATGAGCGATGTCTCGATCCCGCTGGTGGCCATGCGCGCGCAGATCGCCTCCGCCATCAACGTGGTCGTGCAGGTGGCGCGCTTGCGCGACGGCAGCCGCAAGATCACGCACGTGTCCGAGATCGCCGGCTTCGATCTTGCTCAAGGTGTCTATTTCGTGCGCGATCTCTACCTCCGGCACGTCTCGGGCATCGATGCCAATGGTAAGGTGCTGAGCGAGCTTTTGCCGACCGGCATCCTCCCGAGCATGCTCGATCACATTCGTGCACAAGGCTATGAGCTCCCCTCGGAGATGTACGATGCGGCGCGAGCCCTTGCGCGCTCCGAGGGGAGGAGCGACACATGA